Proteins found in one Takifugu flavidus isolate HTHZ2018 chromosome 7, ASM371156v2, whole genome shotgun sequence genomic segment:
- the LOC130528187 gene encoding 5-hydroxytryptamine receptor 3C-like has product MKSAGILIIIWVSLHNGFVWTLNCTNPTPEALFIALKDDLFSKKLHRPVKSINSPLRVNIDMTVVAILSVHEKEQSLTTFLWQVLEWDIDGLSWDAKECGTHRVSVPREKLWIPDIHITQFMDEDKSPQTPYVYLYNTGHVYNDSPLRVTSTCKLGIYSFPFDIQNCSLTFGSYIHFDTDIVMVPSTTSAQILEESKLVAQTDGEWELSDIEVVPATLEIADGKYSQIIYHLILRRRPILYVINLILPSIFLVTLDVFSFLLPPHSVDRSAFKMTLILGYTVFLLLMNDLLPVTGNETPLLNVFFSISFALMVASLLATLFVTNLYYRSSHFGPVPHWLHTLMLKYAVILVCLPPNKRTNRITVSLPEYTKDAPTVICSRDLQSLSTEPPSVIPHDDAILTELKKLAKDLSAIRLQLDSHFQESKSSQEWKMISAVIDRLIFGLYIVFICVSVTIILVIWHFSRYSTL; this is encoded by the exons ATGAAGAGTGCTggcatcctcatcatcatctgggTTTCGCTGCACAACg GCTTTGTGTGGACACTGAACTGCACCAATCCCACTCCTGAGGCTCTTTTTATCGCTCTCAAGGACGACCTGTTCTCAAAAAAGCTACATCGACCGGTGAAATCCATCAATAGTCCACTGCGGGTCAATATTGACATGACCGTGGTGGCAATTTTGAGTGTG CATGAAAAGGAGCAATCTTTGACGACATTCCTGTGGCAGGTTCTG GAGTGGGACATAGATGGACTAAGCTGGGATGCAAAGGAATGTGGGACCCACAGAGTGTCTGTCCCCCGGGAGAAACTTTGGATCCCAGACATCCACATCACACAGTT TATGGATGAAGATAAATCTCCACAAACCCCGTATGTCTACTTATACAACACAGGCCACGTTTATAATGACAGCCCACTCAGGGTAACCAGCACCTGCAAATTAGGAATCTACAGTTTCCCCTTTGACATCCAGAACTGCTCTCTAACCTTTGGATCTTACATTCATTTTG ATACAGACATTGTGATGGTTCCATCTACAACATCTGCACAGATTCTGGAGGAGTCCAAACTTGTGGCACAAACTGATGGAGAATGGGAGCTCAGTGATATTGAAGTAGTTCCAGCTACTCTCGAGATAGCTGATGGCAAATACTCGCAGATCATATATCAT TTAATCTTGAGACGCCGGCCAATCCTCTACGTGATTAACCTGATTTTGCCCAGCATCTTCCTCGTCACATTGGACGTCTTCAGCTTCCTTCTGCCTCCTCACTCAGTGGACCGCTCAGCCTTCAAGATGACGCTGATTCTGGGCTACACAgtcttcctgctgctcatgAATGACCTGCTGCCTGTCACTGGAAACGAAACGCCTCTCCTCA atgttttcttctccatcAGTTTTGCCCTGATGGTGGCCAGCCTGTTGGCAACGCTGTTTGTCACCAATCTCTACTATCGTTCCAGTCACTTCGGCCCAGTCCCCCACTGGCTCCACACCCTCATGTTGAAATATGCCGTCATCCTTGTTTGTCTTCCTCCAAACAAAAGAACCAACCGTATCACAGTTTCTCTTCCCGAATACACTAAAG ATGCTCCCACTGTCATCTGTTCACGAGACCTTCAGAGCCTCTCCACCGAGCCACCTTCAGTCATACCCCACGATGACGCTATCCTGACCGAGCTGAAAAAGCTGGCCAAGGACCTGTCAGCCATCCGCCTGCAGCTGGATAGTCACTTCCAGGAGAGCAAATCCTCACAGGAGTGGAAGATGATCAGCGCGGTCATCGACCGATTGATATTCGGCTTGTACATCGTCTTCATTTGCGTTAGTGTCACCATCATTTTAGTGATCTGGCACTTCAGCCGATACAGTACCCTCTAA
- the LOC130529061 gene encoding LOW QUALITY PROTEIN: 5-hydroxytryptamine receptor 3C (The sequence of the model RefSeq protein was modified relative to this genomic sequence to represent the inferred CDS: inserted 2 bases in 1 codon), with amino-acid sequence MSISQQRIIIFSVFFSISVCLCKLTCKEGHSGPTYESLQAVFDRQAFRPAVNLSNPTVANISFTLYAVLGVNEKTQILSTFLWLRLYWHHEFLVWDPDQCDGVTKISLPIKHLWSPDIIVYEFVDDDVSQACPYVYVNHTGHIRWDRMLRLVSACNLEIFSFPFDVQNCTFTFGSYMHTIKDVRVSPALTFEEMSKNSKRYLEASGEWELVDILGETSILQFGIDEWDIITFWVVIKRRPVLYVVNLLIPSSFLMLIDILSFYLPPHSVDRASFKMTLILGYTVFLLIMNDLLPSTANGTPIIGXGGRGSGVSRAPWWQLDITHTCPHSVSTGIYFSVCLALMVISLLETVIITNVLHHSSMKYQQVPNWVRVIILRHIARFICYKWPQDAQEKDTSDNVNDGSGLRVMQPTSQTPAQQPVSPRGTAAVPELQQICQYLDQLHVHVTSLQKESELRDQWCHVGYILDFLLFRIYLLLISCYALVIIFMWCVWITQS; translated from the exons ATGAGCATCTCTCAGCAGAGAATCATCATCTTCTCAGTTTTCTTCTCTATATCAG tgtgtctgtgtaaaCTGACCTGTAAGGAGGGACATAGCGGACCCACTTATGAGTCTCTGCAGGCTGTGTTTGACCGCCAAGCCTTCAGACCAGCCGTCAACCTCAGTAACCCCACGGTAGCCAACATCTCCTTCACCCTGTATGCTGTCCTGGGCGTG AATGAGAAAACTCAGATCCTCTCCACATTTTTGTGGTTGCGACTG TATTGGCACCACGAGTTTCTGGTTTGGGATCCAGATCAGTGTGATGGCGTCACCAAGATTTCTCTTCCCATAAAGCATCTCTGGTCTCCGGATATCATCGTTTATGAGTT TGTGGATGATGACGTTTCTCAGGCGTGTCCGTACGTCTACGTGAACCACACAGGTCACATTCGCTGGGATCGGATGTTGCGTCTTGTCTCAGCCTGCAACCTGGAAATCTTCAGTTTTCCCTTTGATGTGCAGAATTGCACCTTTACCTTTGGCTCCTACATGCACACCA TAAAGGATGTAAGGGTCAGTCCAGCTTTGACATTTGAGGAGATGTCAAAGAACTCAAAGCGTTACCTGGAAGCCAGTGGGGAATGGGAGCTGGTGGACATACTGGGAGAGACTTCCATCCTTCAGTTTGGGATCGATGAGTGGGACATCATAACCTTCTGG GTGGTCATCAAGCGTCGGCCAGTCCTCTACGTGGTGAACCTGCTGATCCCCAGCTCTTTCCTCATGCTCATCGACATCCTGTCCTTCTACCTGCCTCCACACAGCGTTGACCGCGCCTCCTTCAAGATGACCCTCATTCTGGGCTACACCGTCTTCCTGCTCATCATGAACGACCTGTTGCCCAGCACAGCCAATGGCACGCCCATCATAGG CGGAGGAAGAGGATCTGGTGTCTCCAGAGCACCCTGGTGGCAGTTGGATATCACTCACACGTGTCCTCACTCTGTCAGTACAGGTATCTATTTCTCCGTGTGTCTGGCCCTCATGGTCATCAGCCTGCTGGAAACAGTGATCATTACGAACGTGCTCCACCACAGCTCCATGAAATATCAGCAGGTTCCAAATTGGGTGAGGGTGATCATCCTCAGACACATAGCCAGGTTCATCTGCTACAAATGGCCACAGGATGCCCAAGAGAAGGATACATCTGACAATGTAAATGATGGTTCTGGGCTGCGGGTCATGCAGCCGACCAGCCAGACTCCtgctcagcagccagtcagtccCCGAG GTACAGCTGCTGTTCCAGAACTTCAACAGATATGCCAGTATCTGGACCAGCTTCATGTCCACGTCACCTCTCTACAGAAGGAGAGTGAGCTACGGGACCAGTGGTGCCACGTGGGGTATATCCTGGACTTTCTCCTCTTTCGTATCTACCTGCTACTGATCTCTTGTTATGCTTTGGTCATCATCttcatgtggtgtgtgtggatcACTCAGTCCTGA
- the LOC130528183 gene encoding 5-hydroxytryptamine receptor 3C-like isoform X2: MTAKGQLRSFCFMLIQGYGAMLNCTSPTPRSLVAALEKDLFPYRQVRPVKDFSSPLNITLDITVVGVLGVDPISQTLTMLIWQVLEWDIDGLSWDVQECGTEKVSVLRERIWVPDVHIAEFMEEDQSPRTPYVYLYNTGGVFDDRPIRVVSSCKLDIYTFPFDIQNCTLTFGSYVHFASEIRMSQGSTAEDILQESREVFETNGEWDLADIQAVPFTLSLGEDDYSEIKYFLILRRKPLNYVVNLLIPSCFLVTIDIFSFMLPPHSVDRSSFKMTLILGYTVFLLIMNDLLPVTGNQTPLINVFFSVSLALMVASLLETVLITHIQLSSSHGAIPDWLRTLVLQYMAILVCLPPLKKKRTVTVFLNPSATGTGGKFLLFTKTVKRIASVPDGLILWSQNQLRLLPASSLSEALRNCQTLLLRKRRPRTQFWRN, from the exons ATGACGGCCAAAGGACAACTCAGATCATTCTGTTTCATGCTGATCCAGG GTTATGGTGCCATGCTGAACTGCACCAGCCCGACCCCCAGATCTCTGGTTGCGGCCCTGGAAAAAGATCTGTTTCCGTACCGTCAGGTCCGTCCCGTGAAGGACTTTTCATCTCCTCTCAACATCACCTTGGATATAACTGTGGTGGGAGTTTTGGGAGTG GACCCAatatcccaaaccctgaccaTGCTTATCTGGCAGGTTCTG GAATGGGATATTGACGGACTGAGCTGGGATGTGCAAGAATGTGGAACTGAAAAAGTTTCTGTGCTTCGTGAGAGAATTTGGGTCCCAGATGTGCACATTGCAGAGTT catGGAAGAGGACCAATCTCCGAGAACTCCTTATGTGTACTTATACAACACGGGTGGTGTATTCGATGACAGACCCATCAGGGTGGTCAGCTCCTGCAAACTAGACATCTACACTTTTCCCTTCGACATCCAAAACTGCACTCTGACCTTTGGGTCCTATGTGCATTTCG cttcaGAGATCAGAATGAGCCAAGGCTCAACAGCTGAGGACATCCTGCAGGAGTCCAGAGAGGTGTTTGAGACAAACGGGGAGTGGGATCTTGCAGACATTCAAGCAGTACCTTTCACTCTTTCGCTGGGAGAAGATGATTACTCGGAGATTAAATATTTT CTCATCCTGAGGCGTAAACCCCTCAACTATGTGGTGAACCTGCTGATCCCCAGCTGCTTCCTCGTCACAATCGACATCTTTAGCTTCATGTTGCCCCCCCACAGTGTTGACCGCTCCTCCTTCAAGATGACCCTCATCCTGGGTTATACCGTCTTCCTGCTCATCATGAACGACCTGCTGCCCGTCACCGGGAACCAGACGCCTCTGATCA ACGTCTTCTTCTCTGTCAGCCTGGCTCTGATggtggccagcctgctggagacTGTTTTAATCACTCATATCCAGTTAAGTTCCTCCCACGGTGCCATCCCCGACTGGCTCAGGACCCTGGTGCTACAGTATATGGCCATCTTGGTTTGTCTCCCTCCATtaaagaagaagaggacagTCACTGTCTTCCTCAACCCATCAGCTACTGGCACAGGAGGTAAATTCTTATTATTCACAAAGACAGTGAAGAGGATTGCATCTGTCCCTGATGGACTCATTCTGTGG TCTCAGAACCAGCTTCGTCTGTTGCCGGCGTCGTCTCTGTCAGAGGCCCTCAGGAACTGTCAGACGCTTCTCCTGCGGAAAAGACGACCCAGGACTCAGTTTTGGAGGAACTGA
- the LOC130528183 gene encoding 5-hydroxytryptamine receptor 3A-like isoform X1, which translates to MTAKGQLRSFCFMLIQGYGAMLNCTSPTPRSLVAALEKDLFPYRQVRPVKDFSSPLNITLDITVVGVLGVDPISQTLTMLIWQVLEWDIDGLSWDVQECGTEKVSVLRERIWVPDVHIAEFMEEDQSPRTPYVYLYNTGGVFDDRPIRVVSSCKLDIYTFPFDIQNCTLTFGSYVHFASEIRMSQGSTAEDILQESREVFETNGEWDLADIQAVPFTLSLGEDDYSEIKYFLILRRKPLNYVVNLLIPSCFLVTIDIFSFMLPPHSVDRSSFKMTLILGYTVFLLIMNDLLPVTGNQTPLINVFFSVSLALMVASLLETVLITHIQLSSSHGAIPDWLRTLVLQYMAILVCLPPLKKKRTVTVFLNPSATGTGVSEPASSVAGVVSVRGPQELSDASPAEKTTQDSVLEELRKLSRHLAAIRVQVDKHFQGNPSMQEWEMIGRVVDRFLFGLYIIFITVTFITIIAIWIWNNSYAA; encoded by the exons ATGACGGCCAAAGGACAACTCAGATCATTCTGTTTCATGCTGATCCAGG GTTATGGTGCCATGCTGAACTGCACCAGCCCGACCCCCAGATCTCTGGTTGCGGCCCTGGAAAAAGATCTGTTTCCGTACCGTCAGGTCCGTCCCGTGAAGGACTTTTCATCTCCTCTCAACATCACCTTGGATATAACTGTGGTGGGAGTTTTGGGAGTG GACCCAatatcccaaaccctgaccaTGCTTATCTGGCAGGTTCTG GAATGGGATATTGACGGACTGAGCTGGGATGTGCAAGAATGTGGAACTGAAAAAGTTTCTGTGCTTCGTGAGAGAATTTGGGTCCCAGATGTGCACATTGCAGAGTT catGGAAGAGGACCAATCTCCGAGAACTCCTTATGTGTACTTATACAACACGGGTGGTGTATTCGATGACAGACCCATCAGGGTGGTCAGCTCCTGCAAACTAGACATCTACACTTTTCCCTTCGACATCCAAAACTGCACTCTGACCTTTGGGTCCTATGTGCATTTCG cttcaGAGATCAGAATGAGCCAAGGCTCAACAGCTGAGGACATCCTGCAGGAGTCCAGAGAGGTGTTTGAGACAAACGGGGAGTGGGATCTTGCAGACATTCAAGCAGTACCTTTCACTCTTTCGCTGGGAGAAGATGATTACTCGGAGATTAAATATTTT CTCATCCTGAGGCGTAAACCCCTCAACTATGTGGTGAACCTGCTGATCCCCAGCTGCTTCCTCGTCACAATCGACATCTTTAGCTTCATGTTGCCCCCCCACAGTGTTGACCGCTCCTCCTTCAAGATGACCCTCATCCTGGGTTATACCGTCTTCCTGCTCATCATGAACGACCTGCTGCCCGTCACCGGGAACCAGACGCCTCTGATCA ACGTCTTCTTCTCTGTCAGCCTGGCTCTGATggtggccagcctgctggagacTGTTTTAATCACTCATATCCAGTTAAGTTCCTCCCACGGTGCCATCCCCGACTGGCTCAGGACCCTGGTGCTACAGTATATGGCCATCTTGGTTTGTCTCCCTCCATtaaagaagaagaggacagTCACTGTCTTCCTCAACCCATCAGCTACTGGCACAGGAG TCTCAGAACCAGCTTCGTCTGTTGCCGGCGTCGTCTCTGTCAGAGGCCCTCAGGAACTGTCAGACGCTTCTCCTGCGGAAAAGACGACCCAGGACTCAGTTTTGGAGGAACTGAGGAAGCTGAGCCGACATCTCGCCGCCATCCGCGTCCAGGTGGACAAACACTTCCAGGGGAACCCCTCGATGCAGGAATGGGAGATGATCGGGAGGGTGGTAGACCGTTTCCTCTTTGGTCtttacatcatcttcatcacagtcaccttcatcaccatcattgcCATCTGGATCTGGAATAATTCATATGCAGCTTGA
- the LOC130528186 gene encoding 5-hydroxytryptamine receptor 3C-like isoform X3: MMTKGQFRFFCFMLIQGYGAMLNCTSPTPRSLVAALEKDLFPYRQVRPVKDFSSPLNITLDITVVGVLGVDLISQTLNMLIWQVLEWDIDGLSWDVQECGTEKVSVLRESIWVPDVHIAEFMEEDQSPRTPFVYLYNTGGVFDDRPIRVVSSCKLDIYTFPFDIQNCTLTFGSYLHFASEIRMSQGSTAEDVLQESREVFETNGEWDLADIEIAPVTLSLGKDDYSKIKYFLILRRKPINYVVNLLIPSCFLVTIDIFSFMLPPHSVDRSSFKMTLILGYTVFLLIMNDLLPVTGNQTPLINVFFSVSLALMVASLLETVLITHIQLSSSHGAIPNWLRTLVLQYVAILVCLPPLKKKRTVTVFLNPSATGTGGKFLLFTKTVKRIASVPDGLILWSQNQLRLLPASSLSEALRNCQTLLLRKRRPRTQFWRN, from the exons ATGATGACCAAAGGACAATTCAGatttttctgtttcatgctgATCCAGG GTTATGGTGCCATGCTGAACTGCACCAGCCCGACCCCCAGATCTCTGGTTGCGGCCCTGGAAAAAGATCTATTTCCGTACCGTCAGGTCCGTCCCGTGAAGGACTTTTCATCTCCTCTCAACATCACCTTGGATATAACTGTGGTGGGAGTTTTGGGAGTG GACCTaatatcccaaaccctgaacatgCTTATCTGGCAGGTTCTG GAATGGGATATTGACGGACTGAGCTGGGATGTGCAAGAATGTGGAACTGAAAAAGTTTCTGTGCTTCGTGAGAGTATTTGGGTCCCAGATGTGCACATTGCAGAGTT catggAAGAGGACCAATCTCCGAGAACTCCTTTTGTGTACTTATACAACACGGGTGGTGTATTCGATGACAGACCCATCAGGGTGGTCAGCTCCTGCAAACTAGACATCTACACTTTTCCCTTCGACATCCAAAATTGCACTCTGACCTTTGGGTCCTATCTGCATTTCG cttcaGAGATCAGAATGAGCCAAGGCTCAACAGCTGAGGACGTCCTGCAGGAGTCCAGAGAGGTGTTTGAGACAAACGGGGAGTGGGACCTTGCAGATATTGAAATAGCTCCTGTCACCCTCTCGCTGGGCAAAGATGATTACTCGAAGATCAAATATTTT CTCATCCTGAGGCGTAAACCCATCAACTATGTGGTGAACCTGCTGATCCCCAGCTGCTTCCTCGTCACAATCGACATCTTTAGCTTCATGTTGCCCCCCCACAGTGTTGACCGCTCCTCCTTCAAGATGACCCTCATCCTGGGTTATACCGTCTTCCTGCTCATCATGAACGACCTGCTGCCCGTCACCGGGAACCAGACGCCTCTGATCA ACGTCTTCTTCTCTGTCAGCCTGGCTCTGATggtggccagcctgctggagacTGTTTTAATCACTCATATCCAGTTAAGTTCCTCCCACGGTGCCATCCCCAACTGGCTCAGGACCCTGGTGCTACAGTATGTGGCCATCTTGGTTTGTCTCCCTCCATtaaagaagaagaggacagTCACTGTCTTCCTCAACCCATCAGCTACTGGCACAGGAGGTAAATTCTTATTATTCACAAAGACAGTGAAGAGGATTGCATCTGTCCCTGATGGACTCATTCTGTGG TCTCAGAACCAGCTTCGTCTGTTGCCGGCGTCGTCTCTGTCAGAGGCCCTCAGGAACTGTCAGACGCTTCTCCTGCGGAAAAGACGACCCAGGACTCAGTTTTGGAGGAACTGA
- the LOC130528186 gene encoding 5-hydroxytryptamine receptor 3A-like isoform X1, translated as MMTKGQFRFFCFMLIQGYGAMLNCTSPTPRSLVAALEKDLFPYRQVRPVKDFSSPLNITLDITVVGVLGVDLISQTLNMLIWQVLEWDIDGLSWDVQECGTEKVSVLRESIWVPDVHIAEFMEEDQSPRTPFVYLYNTGGVFDDRPIRVVSSCKLDIYTFPFDIQNCTLTFGSYLHFASEIRMSQGSTAEDVLQESREVFETNGEWDLADIEIAPVTLSLGKDDYSKIKYFLILRRKPINYVVNLLIPSCFLVTIDIFSFMLPPHSVDRSSFKMTLILGYTVFLLIMNDLLPVTGNQTPLINVFFSVSLALMVASLLETVLITHIQLSSSHGAIPNWLRTLVLQYVAILVCLPPLKKKRTVTVFLNPSATGTGVSEPASSVAGVVSVRGPQELSDASPAEKTTQDSVLEELRKLSRHLAAIRVQVDKHFQGNHSMQEWEMIGRVVDRFLFGLYIIFITVTFITITAIWIWNNSYAA; from the exons ATGATGACCAAAGGACAATTCAGatttttctgtttcatgctgATCCAGG GTTATGGTGCCATGCTGAACTGCACCAGCCCGACCCCCAGATCTCTGGTTGCGGCCCTGGAAAAAGATCTATTTCCGTACCGTCAGGTCCGTCCCGTGAAGGACTTTTCATCTCCTCTCAACATCACCTTGGATATAACTGTGGTGGGAGTTTTGGGAGTG GACCTaatatcccaaaccctgaacatgCTTATCTGGCAGGTTCTG GAATGGGATATTGACGGACTGAGCTGGGATGTGCAAGAATGTGGAACTGAAAAAGTTTCTGTGCTTCGTGAGAGTATTTGGGTCCCAGATGTGCACATTGCAGAGTT catggAAGAGGACCAATCTCCGAGAACTCCTTTTGTGTACTTATACAACACGGGTGGTGTATTCGATGACAGACCCATCAGGGTGGTCAGCTCCTGCAAACTAGACATCTACACTTTTCCCTTCGACATCCAAAATTGCACTCTGACCTTTGGGTCCTATCTGCATTTCG cttcaGAGATCAGAATGAGCCAAGGCTCAACAGCTGAGGACGTCCTGCAGGAGTCCAGAGAGGTGTTTGAGACAAACGGGGAGTGGGACCTTGCAGATATTGAAATAGCTCCTGTCACCCTCTCGCTGGGCAAAGATGATTACTCGAAGATCAAATATTTT CTCATCCTGAGGCGTAAACCCATCAACTATGTGGTGAACCTGCTGATCCCCAGCTGCTTCCTCGTCACAATCGACATCTTTAGCTTCATGTTGCCCCCCCACAGTGTTGACCGCTCCTCCTTCAAGATGACCCTCATCCTGGGTTATACCGTCTTCCTGCTCATCATGAACGACCTGCTGCCCGTCACCGGGAACCAGACGCCTCTGATCA ACGTCTTCTTCTCTGTCAGCCTGGCTCTGATggtggccagcctgctggagacTGTTTTAATCACTCATATCCAGTTAAGTTCCTCCCACGGTGCCATCCCCAACTGGCTCAGGACCCTGGTGCTACAGTATGTGGCCATCTTGGTTTGTCTCCCTCCATtaaagaagaagaggacagTCACTGTCTTCCTCAACCCATCAGCTACTGGCACAGGAG TCTCAGAACCAGCTTCGTCTGTTGCCGGCGTCGTCTCTGTCAGAGGCCCTCAGGAACTGTCAGACGCTTCTCCTGCGGAAAAGACGACCCAGGACTCAGTTTTGGAGGAACTGAGGAAGCTGAGCCGACATCTCGCCGCCATCCGCGTCCAAGTGGACAAACACTTCCAGGGGAACCACTCGATGCAGGAATGGGAGATGATCGGGAGGGTGGTAGACCGTTTCCTCTTTGGTCtttacatcatcttcatcacagtcaccttcatcaccatcactgcCATCTGGATCTGGAATAACTCATATGCAGCTTGA
- the LOC130528186 gene encoding 5-hydroxytryptamine receptor 3A-like isoform X2, which produces MMTKGQFRFFCFMLIQGYGAMLNCTSPTPRSLVAALEKDLFPYRQVRPVKDFSSPLNITLDITVVGVLGVEWDIDGLSWDVQECGTEKVSVLRESIWVPDVHIAEFMEEDQSPRTPFVYLYNTGGVFDDRPIRVVSSCKLDIYTFPFDIQNCTLTFGSYLHFASEIRMSQGSTAEDVLQESREVFETNGEWDLADIEIAPVTLSLGKDDYSKIKYFLILRRKPINYVVNLLIPSCFLVTIDIFSFMLPPHSVDRSSFKMTLILGYTVFLLIMNDLLPVTGNQTPLINVFFSVSLALMVASLLETVLITHIQLSSSHGAIPNWLRTLVLQYVAILVCLPPLKKKRTVTVFLNPSATGTGVSEPASSVAGVVSVRGPQELSDASPAEKTTQDSVLEELRKLSRHLAAIRVQVDKHFQGNHSMQEWEMIGRVVDRFLFGLYIIFITVTFITITAIWIWNNSYAA; this is translated from the exons ATGATGACCAAAGGACAATTCAGatttttctgtttcatgctgATCCAGG GTTATGGTGCCATGCTGAACTGCACCAGCCCGACCCCCAGATCTCTGGTTGCGGCCCTGGAAAAAGATCTATTTCCGTACCGTCAGGTCCGTCCCGTGAAGGACTTTTCATCTCCTCTCAACATCACCTTGGATATAACTGTGGTGGGAGTTTTGGGAGTG GAATGGGATATTGACGGACTGAGCTGGGATGTGCAAGAATGTGGAACTGAAAAAGTTTCTGTGCTTCGTGAGAGTATTTGGGTCCCAGATGTGCACATTGCAGAGTT catggAAGAGGACCAATCTCCGAGAACTCCTTTTGTGTACTTATACAACACGGGTGGTGTATTCGATGACAGACCCATCAGGGTGGTCAGCTCCTGCAAACTAGACATCTACACTTTTCCCTTCGACATCCAAAATTGCACTCTGACCTTTGGGTCCTATCTGCATTTCG cttcaGAGATCAGAATGAGCCAAGGCTCAACAGCTGAGGACGTCCTGCAGGAGTCCAGAGAGGTGTTTGAGACAAACGGGGAGTGGGACCTTGCAGATATTGAAATAGCTCCTGTCACCCTCTCGCTGGGCAAAGATGATTACTCGAAGATCAAATATTTT CTCATCCTGAGGCGTAAACCCATCAACTATGTGGTGAACCTGCTGATCCCCAGCTGCTTCCTCGTCACAATCGACATCTTTAGCTTCATGTTGCCCCCCCACAGTGTTGACCGCTCCTCCTTCAAGATGACCCTCATCCTGGGTTATACCGTCTTCCTGCTCATCATGAACGACCTGCTGCCCGTCACCGGGAACCAGACGCCTCTGATCA ACGTCTTCTTCTCTGTCAGCCTGGCTCTGATggtggccagcctgctggagacTGTTTTAATCACTCATATCCAGTTAAGTTCCTCCCACGGTGCCATCCCCAACTGGCTCAGGACCCTGGTGCTACAGTATGTGGCCATCTTGGTTTGTCTCCCTCCATtaaagaagaagaggacagTCACTGTCTTCCTCAACCCATCAGCTACTGGCACAGGAG TCTCAGAACCAGCTTCGTCTGTTGCCGGCGTCGTCTCTGTCAGAGGCCCTCAGGAACTGTCAGACGCTTCTCCTGCGGAAAAGACGACCCAGGACTCAGTTTTGGAGGAACTGAGGAAGCTGAGCCGACATCTCGCCGCCATCCGCGTCCAAGTGGACAAACACTTCCAGGGGAACCACTCGATGCAGGAATGGGAGATGATCGGGAGGGTGGTAGACCGTTTCCTCTTTGGTCtttacatcatcttcatcacagtcaccttcatcaccatcactgcCATCTGGATCTGGAATAACTCATATGCAGCTTGA